Sequence from the Nitrosopumilus maritimus SCM1 genome:
TTCTGAAATAACTTCTAAATGCCACTTGAAGAATTCTTCTAATCTTTCTTTTTGTTTTATTTGATTTGACATCCGTTCAAAAAACAAAATTACATTTTCTTCATTTGAAAAAATTTCTGTAATTACTGGATGAACCATATTTTGAACAATATAATTTTGGATAAAAACTTGATTCTTTCTTGAAGATTATATGTGGATTATAGTGATCTGTTTTATGGTTCAATACGAACTTCCAAGATTGCCTTATGGATATGATGAATTGGAACCTTACATTGATACTGAAACAATGAAAATTCACCATCAAAAACACCATCAGTCGTATGTTGATGGACTAAACAAATCTCTTATAGAAATTGGATCTGCATCTCACCCTCAATACATCACATCAATATTGTCTGATCTAAAAGCCATACCTGAGTCTGGTAGAAACAAAATCAATTTCTTTGGTGGAGGCTTTGAAAATCACAGATTATTTTGGGAAATAATGACTCCTAATGGTGATGGTTCCCCTGGTGGAAAGATTGAGGATGCAATTGATGTTTATTTTGATAGTTTTGATAACTTTAAAGAGATTTTTTCTAACACTGCAATTGGAATTCAGGGTAGTGGATGGTGTTGGTTGGTTTTTAATTCAACAT
This genomic interval carries:
- a CDS encoding superoxide dismutase — translated: MVQYELPRLPYGYDELEPYIDTETMKIHHQKHHQSYVDGLNKSLIEIGSASHPQYITSILSDLKAIPESGRNKINFFGGGFENHRLFWEIMTPNGDGSPGGKIEDAIDVYFDSFDNFKEIFSNTAIGIQGSGWCWLVFNSTYSKIEILSTENQTSPWTLQKIPLLGLDVWEHAYYLKYQNRRPDYVKEWWNIVNWDYVENRFSELVG